CACTGCCACCAAACTCCATAAAGTTGAACCCTCCGAATATTGCCGAATATTGATCTTGACGTCCCCCTTCCCTGCCGAGATCTACGCGTTCTATTTCGTACGCGGCCTCCGCAAGCTCATGCGGCGACATATGAGAATGCAGCCATCGCGAGAAAACCCCAAGAACTGCCACTACGTGGGCCGAAGATGATCCGAGGCCCGATCCCCAAAGGGCGTCTGAATGTGATAGTAAAGTGAAGCCCCGTTTTACCCCCAACTTGACAACCACCGCTTTCGCCAGGTCGAGGGTCCCGGAATATGCAATTCCGCTCCCGATGTTTCCGCTAACCACTGAGGCTTCGTCCAGATCATGCATCCGGAAGGAGTTGTCGCTTCCAGGCTCCAAACATGCGTAGGCATGCTTAGCAATGGTGACATTTAATACCGAACCCCCGTGTTGCTCTGGATAGGGGGAAACATCAGTACCGCCACCCGCCAAGGATATACGAAGAGGTGCTCTAGCACGCAACAACACTATACTCGTACCTTGGAGGCGGTTTCTATCTCGCGGTCTAACCTGCGAATTTGCTGATAGGCCATCGCATACAGAGTAGCAGCTGATGTGCATAAGCAAAATCTGGACGATTGTAAACAAGCGCGGAGCGCCGTTCGGCTAAACTCCGATCCTTTGGCATTTTCAACGCGACTGATTTAGTCCGGGTTTTTTACAGCTCAACTTGGCCTGCTCGCCATTTCTGGCTCAGGTGCCTCTTCGGATGAACTTGATAGACGCGCGGGCCCCGGAGTTATATATGTCATAATGTGCCAGATCATAGCGAACCCTACTATTAATCCCTGCAATATGCTACGGCTTGCTCCCTTAGACTGTCCCACTCGGCGGCGGAAAGTAATTGGAATCTCGATGATAGCAAGCTTTCTAGCCAGTGCAATGAGCATCATATGAAGCGAGAAATGACTTCCTCCAACAACGAGATCGGGAAGAATCCGCTCGAGTGCCCCCCGGCGGATCACTCTGAAGGTACAACCCACGTCGCTTAGGCGAGCCGCTCCCAGGAACTGCGAGTTCCAGAATCTGAGGCGCAACAAGGTACTAATGACAACATTCCCCCAAATGAAGAAATGATCCATCTGAGAATCTTGCTCCGCCAAACCAGGGACAACCCTGGTCCCTATGACCATGTCTGCTTGATTGATATAAGCTAAAAACTTCTGCAAATCGGCGGCTGAAAAGGTCCCGTCCCCCTCGGTCAGGACAATGACCTCAACACCTGGGACTTTTAGAGCTTCTTCAAGCCCCCTAATACAGGCATAGCCATATCCTTGGCGGGTCTCTTCGACAACGCTTGCGCCCGCAGCCTCGGCCTGGGCTGACGTTCTATCACGGCTATTATTGTCAATTACTATAACTTTTTCCACCTCGGGACGAACTTTGAAATCTCGGACTGCGTCACCAATGGATGGTGCATCATCGTACGCAGTCATCGCCACTACGACTTGGGTTGAACCGGATTCGGCCCAAGCGTCGATTGGTTGCCCGCACCGATGGTTATGATTTAGGACTTGAGCTTTTCTCATCAATCGCGACTTTGTAATTATAACGACACTAATGGCCAGCAAACTAAAAATACCCCAGAAAAAGAAGTCTGCAATGAAAATCTTTGCACGATCCAAGAATACTAGCCAATCGGGAGTGCGGGGATGGATGAAGTATAGGAACGTCAAAAAGGGATGCAAGAGTGCCCCAATTAGCGCCAGCATGACTACAAGGAAGGCTACATAAACCAACATGGTCCCTATTTCCCCAGACTCCTTTATTCATTTCGGAGGGCGGAGGTCTGGATCGGACCCAGATATGATCCTTCCCCGCCCTCGATGTCAGGTGTTTCCATGTGTGATGAGCAATTCCTCTCGACTATCCAATGTGGAGTCACCTTGCAGAAGGTGACAATGTACTTTGTATATTTTGCGCTTCGGGGACTCCGTTTGAGTAGGATAGAGGGTCTTTGGTGGATCTCTGGAAGACCGTGCGTTGAGCCTTCAATTGGCTGGGCCAAACCCTTTCACCAGGCGATCATCTATCGACAGGCGCAAGCTAGCGCCATTCGAGCAACAAACAAAACATATCCGCATTAGCTGCCCGCATGCGGCGGTCTCGTTATCACGTCTATAGTATTCGACAAATCTGGGTGCCTGCAAGGGTCGAGTTCGGGCAGACAAATAACAGCCTGAACTAATTAGGAAGGCGATCGGGCTTCCGGCGCGCATTTGTTTGGGAGGAGTTGACCTGCGTCTCCAAAAACAGCAACGTGGCCGCCTGAGGCCTTTGGGAGGTGATTAATGTTCAGAGGATTCGCAATTCTGTGTTTTGTGGCAACAATGCTGCTCGTGAACTTTCCGCTAACGGTCAGTGCAGGACAGGATGGACCGGGGCAGTCAATTAGAATCGGGGGCATTCACGCGCATGAAGGTGTTCCCCCGCTTAAGCCGTTCGGTCAAGACGGGCCTGGGCAGTAGTCGGGGTTGTTTGGTTAGTCAGCATTTAGCCCGGCATGACAGTACTGATTAAACTACACCAGGCGGCCATCCCCTCCACTTAGATGGATGCTGGGACCAAATAAGGGCACTCATCCCAAAAGTGCAGATATACGTAGAGGGACACCTATTCCGATGTCAACCCTTGGGAAGCGAATCAAACGGGCACGGCAGGCAGTAGGGCTGACCCAAGAAGAGTTGGGGGGCCCAGAGCTGACTAAGGGATTCATTAGCTCGCTTGAGCACGACCGAACCAGGCCGTCAGCGGCGACGCTAGTGCGCCTAGCGGCGCGGTTGGGTCGTCGCGTCTCCTACTTTCTTAACGGCGAAAGCGTCGTGTCGGAGAAGGTCCTGGCTCTACTTGAGAACCAAGGGCAAGGTGAGCTCGCCCGGGGTGAGTACAACTCTGCGCGTGATGCATTCGGCGAGCTCGCCGAGTTGGCAACGGCGTGCCGGAGTGAAGTGATGAAGGCACGGGCGGAACTGGGGCTTGGGGAGACCGAGCTTGGCGCAGGACGGCATTGCGAAGCGCGCCCGTACTTCGACAACGCGCTCAAAGCAGGACGAATGACAAAGGATCCTCTGACTGAGTGCCGGGCGCTGTATGGGCTAGGCCTGGTGGAATATCACCAAAGCGACTTCTTGCAGGCGGTGACGCTGCACGAGGAAGCATTGGTGGTGCTGACCAGGTTGCGCGAGCCTGAGACGTTGCTGGAGGGCGAAATCCACCTATATCTCGGTACCGCACTCATGCGTCTCGGGCGCATGGAGGAGGCAGTATGGGCATTCACGCGAGCGCGTGATCTGTTCAGCGAACCGGCGCAGCCCCAATGGGCTGGACAGGTGCTAACGGCTTTGGGCGAGATCTCCGCGAAGAATGGTGATTGGAAAGGTGCGTTGGAGTTGTACGAGCGTGCACTAGTGCTCTTTCGGCAGTGCGATGAAGGTAGCGCGGCAGCGCACGTACGAAGTGACCTGGGCCTCCTGCTCCTCGAAAGAGGTCGCCCGCAAGAGGCACTGGAACACTTCGGAGCAGCCCTCACCATTAGGGAACGGCTTAAGGACAGAGCGGGCGAGTGCCGGGTTTTGACCGAGCTAGCGCGGTGCTACTTCGTCTGCGGGGATTTGGTGCGAGCCGAGGAATACGCAAACCGGGCGAGCGTTAGCAGTCGGGAGATCGGTCAGCCGGAAGCAGAAACTCGGGCGCGGATCGTCCTCGGGATGGTCGCAGCAGATGCGGGAAACATTGAGGAGGCGGAAAGGGAGATTCTGGCTGCCCAACAGCAGTCTCGCATGTTGGGAATGATCCCAGACCTCGTGGCAACCTGCTGCGAGCTTGGGTGGCTGGCAAAATGGCGAGGAAGATATAAGGAGGCCGAGGCGAACTATGAACAAGCCTACGAAGCACTTAAGGCGGTAAAGCCAAACGACACCGTTGCCGTGCTCCATTTGGCCGATCTAGCAGGCCTCCGGGCCAAGTTTGCCCGAGCACAAGATGAAAGGCACCATTCCCCGCAAGGCGGATAAACCACATGATGTAGGAGGCGCTTGTTTCGCAAACGAAATTAGGGGGGTTGAGAACGAGAAGAAACCGCCCCCCACTGTTTCCGCCGCGCAGTACCGCGTGAGATACGTTACGTTCGCTGCCAAGACCTGAACGCCGGCCGCGGCACCTCGTGGGCAAATCAGGCCGGAGGCACCGGCGATATTTCATCGGAGTAATCGAGGCTGACAACCTGCTAAAACGCTGACCACTGATGCGCCATGTGCCCCCAGCGGCGGTAACCCGCAGCACAAGATCGCGGGGGTTACGGGGCGTGTTTTAGGGCTTCGGCGCTTGCCGTCCGCAGCGCCGCCTGCAGCTGCGGGTCCTCGCCGCGCTCCATATCTGCAACGGTCAGTGTGGCCACCGCGTCGGGGCTGACCCCGACGTTTTCGACCTCCGCGCCGCCTGGGGTGGTGATCCGGGCGACCGTCACGGACATCCCCCCTTCGGGGAGCGCCACCTCGATCGCCGCGCCCAACGCCCCCGCCGTCTTTTCGCCGATAATCGTGGCCCGCCCGTGCTCTTTCAGCGCCGCTGCCAACAACTCGGATGCGGACGCACTCCCCTGGTCGACCAGCACGACCAACGGGGTCTCGGGAAACGACGGAGCGCCCAGGGTCCGAAGCACGCTCGGGCCGCTGCCGTGTTCAGCGATGCGGGCCAGATCCGTCCGGGGCGGCAGGAACAGTCCGCCCACGCGCGCCGCTTCGCTGACGAGCCCGCCGGGATCCCCCCGCAGATCGAGAATGATGGACCGCACCGGCCCCTGCGCGGCCAGGGCTTCCAACGCCCCGCCCAGCACCCCGCCGGATCCGGCGGAGAAGAGGAACAGCCGCGCGTAGGCGATCCCCGGCGAGATGAACGTCGCGTAGGCGGGGATCGATGGGATCGGGGCGCGCACCACCGAGGTCTTCACCACCTGATCTCCCCGCTGCAGCACCAGATCCACGGTCGAGCCGATCGCGCCACGAATCGCGGTGCTCGCCTCCTCGGCGGCCACGTTCTTGAGGGGGGTGCTTCCCGCTTGCACGATTCGGTCGAACCGCTTGAGGCCCGCTCGCTCCGCCGGCGACCCGGGCAGCACATCCTCCACGAAGATCCACGCCGTCCCGCTGTCGTCCTTTCGAGACGAGATGCGGACGCCGATCCCCGTAATCCCCGGGTCCCCAATCAATTGCTGACGGCCCTCCTGGAACTGCTGCGGGGGGAGGAAATACGTGTGGCTGTCGTGCAGCGACATAAGCATCGCCTGGGTCGCCGCGTAGGCCAGCGGCGTCGCCGGCACCGCCCCCGACCCCGCCGCCTGCCGGAACTCCGCCACAAACCCGGACTCTGCCTTCGCCAGCGCCGTACCGACCGGGATATCCGGGAGCGCGGCGGCGTCCAGGTGGGTCCCCTGCCGCAGGATATCGATCGCGACATTCAAAGCCACCACCGGGTCCACAGGATCGACATAGTCCCGCTGGAGCACCCGGAGGGCGGCCACGACGAGCAACCCGTCGGCCGCCTCGGCAGGACGGACGACCCCCATGGAACCGACGGCCAGGACGACCGCGAGGATCAGAACCATCCACTGCCTGCGCCGTATCCACGCCGTCATGCGACCACCTCCAAGATCACCTCAGGGTATCCCATCGGGATCTATACGAGCGTTACGTCGGGCGGTCGACGGAAAGTCCCGCGCCCGGTAACTTCTCCACGATCCCCGACAATCCTAGCGATCGCGGAGGGCTCAACCGTTCCTCTGCGTATCGCACGCATCGAGGATTCGAGTGCCGTCCTCTTCCGTCCATGGTGCATTATACCCATGCGCGATGACGGGATCATGACAGCAGCAGCAAACGGCCGCAACCGCCAGCGGCCGTCGTTGGGGGGATGCCCTCCCCCGGCCTCCCGATCACGCGCCGGCCCGGCCGACGGCAATCAGGGCGAGAAATTCGAAGACGAGAGTCGCCGCCAGGAGCGCCGTGATGGCGGAGGGGTCGTGCGCGGGCAGCACTTCCACCACATCAAATCCGACGAAGGGGATGCCGGTGAGCTGCCGGACGGTGTGAAGCCCGAAGATGCTGGTGGGGCCGCCGGCCTCCGGCGTCCCGGTGCCGGGAGCGAACGACGGATCGAAGAAGTCGATGTCAAAGCTCAAGAAGGCCGGACGGCCGGCCACGCGCTCGCGGATCGCTCGGGCGACATCGGCCGGCGACATCGAGAGCAGATCCTGCATAAGCACCACCTGAAAGCCGAGCCCGCGGGTCTCGTCCAGATCGCCGGGGGCGTACTCGCTGCCGCGCAGCCCCACCTGGATCGAATGCGCCGTGTCCAGCAGCCCCTCTTCGCACGCCCGCCGGAACGGCGTGCCGTGGGTGTAGCGGACGCCCCAGTAATTGTCCCAGGTGTCGGAGTGCGAGTCGAATTGGACGAGCGCCACGGGCGCCCCCCGCCGCCGCACCATCCCGCGGAGCTCGCCGAGCGTGACGGAGTGGTCGCCGCCGAGGCCGATCGGCACGAGGCCGCCCTTGGCGAACTCCGACCAGCGGTCGTCGATGCTTTGATAGGTCCGCAGAATCTCGCCCGGAACGGTCGCAACGTCACCGCCGTCGACCACGCGGAGGCGCTCCAGGGCGTTGATCCCGTGGAACTGGTTCGACGGCCGGAGCAGGACCGAGATGTCCCGGATCGCCGACGGCCCAAACCGCGCGCCGCTCCTGAAGCTCGCGCCGGTGTCAAATGGGATGCCGACAATGGCGACATCCGCCGCGGAAGCTTCCGGGGCGGGCGAGTACGGCAAGCGCATGAAGGTTCGGATCCCGGAAAATCGCGGCACCTGGGTCGCACTGGGCAGATCCGCGGCCGTCATGCGTCGACCTCCGGGCGAGCCCGCGGGATGGACCGCGCCACGACGGTCACCGCGCGCGCCGCAACCCACACGACGTCAGCCACCTCGATCACCTCTTGGGCCGCTTTTGCCATCCGTGGACGCGCAGGCGCCCGCCGGTTCCGTCCTCATCCCGCACGAACCGCCGAGCGTGGGCCGCCCGACGCGACGGCATGCATTCCAAACCCTTCGCCGAAGCGCCGGCCGGCGGTTGCCGCTCGGAAGACGTTCCTCACGTCGATGCGGACCTCACCCGGCCTGTGGGACCCTCCCCGCTGTTGCCCCTCACCGCGACGATCTCCTGCCGCCGACGCTGCGCCTCGACGGTCTCGCTCCGGAGCACGAGGGATCGAGTTACGGGCCCGCCGCGGGGTCCCGGCCGCCTCCCTCGAGGTTCGGCCGGATTGGATCCACGATCAGCGGGCCCGATGGAGCGTGGACGTCGTCACGGTCTCGGCGACGACCCGCCCGCGAAACAGCACGTACCGACGCGCCGCGCGCGTGCGGAACGCCTCGGCGAACGTCGGCGCCTCGATGACGTTCAGGCTGGCGACCGCCCCCACCCGCACCCCGTAGTCGCGGAGCCCCAAGATGCGCGCGGCGCTCACCGTGCACATCTCCG
This genomic stretch from bacterium harbors:
- the speB gene encoding agmatinase translates to MTAADLPSATQVPRFSGIRTFMRLPYSPAPEASAADVAIVGIPFDTGASFRSGARFGPSAIRDISVLLRPSNQFHGINALERLRVVDGGDVATVPGEILRTYQSIDDRWSEFAKGGLVPIGLGGDHSVTLGELRGMVRRRGAPVALVQFDSHSDTWDNYWGVRYTHGTPFRRACEEGLLDTAHSIQVGLRGSEYAPGDLDETRGLGFQVVLMQDLLSMSPADVARAIRERVAGRPAFLSFDIDFFDPSFAPGTGTPEAGGPTSIFGLHTVRQLTGIPFVGFDVVEVLPAHDPSAITALLAATLVFEFLALIAVGRAGA
- a CDS encoding glycosyltransferase family 2 protein, with protein sequence MLVYVAFLVVMLALIGALLHPFLTFLYFIHPRTPDWLVFLDRAKIFIADFFFWGIFSLLAISVVIITKSRLMRKAQVLNHNHRCGQPIDAWAESGSTQVVVAMTAYDDAPSIGDAVRDFKVRPEVEKVIVIDNNSRDRTSAQAEAAGASVVEETRQGYGYACIRGLEEALKVPGVEVIVLTEGDGTFSAADLQKFLAYINQADMVIGTRVVPGLAEQDSQMDHFFIWGNVVISTLLRLRFWNSQFLGAARLSDVGCTFRVIRRGALERILPDLVVGGSHFSLHMMLIALARKLAIIEIPITFRRRVGQSKGASRSILQGLIVGFAMIWHIMTYITPGPARLSSSSEEAPEPEMASRPS
- a CDS encoding tetratricopeptide repeat protein; amino-acid sequence: MSEKVLALLENQGQGELARGEYNSARDAFGELAELATACRSEVMKARAELGLGETELGAGRHCEARPYFDNALKAGRMTKDPLTECRALYGLGLVEYHQSDFLQAVTLHEEALVVLTRLREPETLLEGEIHLYLGTALMRLGRMEEAVWAFTRARDLFSEPAQPQWAGQVLTALGEISAKNGDWKGALELYERALVLFRQCDEGSAAAHVRSDLGLLLLERGRPQEALEHFGAALTIRERLKDRAGECRVLTELARCYFVCGDLVRAEEYANRASVSSREIGQPEAETRARIVLGMVAADAGNIEEAEREILAAQQQSRMLGMIPDLVATCCELGWLAKWRGRYKEAEANYEQAYEALKAVKPNDTVAVLHLADLAGLRAKFARAQDERHHSPQGG
- a CDS encoding S41 family peptidase — protein: MTAWIRRRQWMVLILAVVLAVGSMGVVRPAEAADGLLVVAALRVLQRDYVDPVDPVVALNVAIDILRQGTHLDAAALPDIPVGTALAKAESGFVAEFRQAAGSGAVPATPLAYAATQAMLMSLHDSHTYFLPPQQFQEGRQQLIGDPGITGIGVRISSRKDDSGTAWIFVEDVLPGSPAERAGLKRFDRIVQAGSTPLKNVAAEEASTAIRGAIGSTVDLVLQRGDQVVKTSVVRAPIPSIPAYATFISPGIAYARLFLFSAGSGGVLGGALEALAAQGPVRSIILDLRGDPGGLVSEAARVGGLFLPPRTDLARIAEHGSGPSVLRTLGAPSFPETPLVVLVDQGSASASELLAAALKEHGRATIIGEKTAGALGAAIEVALPEGGMSVTVARITTPGGAEVENVGVSPDAVATLTVADMERGEDPQLQAALRTASAEALKHAP